The following are from one region of the Stigmatella ashevillena genome:
- the nadC gene encoding carboxylating nicotinate-nucleotide diphosphorylase — MKDDYLDRLIHLALDEDLGAAGDVTSNALVPPEALGSGELVAKEQMVLAGLSAFARVFHHVDPEVKVEFLRRDGEGVEPSVVAARVAGRLRSLLAAERTALNIVQRMSGIATLARQAVTAVQGSKLQILDTRKTTPGLRGLSKEAVRLGGASNHRFGLFDGILIKDNHIAAVGGSIQEALRRARANAPRLVKIEIEVTDLKQLAEAVAAGADVVMLDNMDDEQIRQSVKLSAGRVPLEVSGGVTLERLPRLAQLGVDFVSMGALTHSARSMDLSLEIATA, encoded by the coding sequence TTGAAGGATGACTACCTCGACCGCCTCATTCACCTCGCGTTGGATGAGGATCTCGGGGCGGCGGGGGATGTCACCTCCAACGCCCTGGTTCCCCCGGAGGCATTGGGGTCCGGAGAGCTGGTGGCCAAGGAGCAGATGGTGCTCGCGGGCCTGAGCGCGTTCGCACGCGTGTTCCACCATGTCGATCCGGAGGTGAAGGTCGAGTTTCTCCGGCGCGACGGGGAAGGGGTGGAGCCCTCGGTCGTGGCGGCGCGGGTCGCCGGGCGTCTGCGATCGCTGCTGGCCGCCGAGCGCACGGCGCTCAACATCGTCCAACGCATGTCGGGCATCGCCACCCTGGCCCGGCAGGCGGTGACGGCCGTGCAAGGCTCGAAGCTTCAGATTCTGGATACACGGAAGACCACTCCTGGCCTGCGGGGCCTCTCGAAAGAGGCGGTTCGCCTGGGAGGGGCCTCCAACCACCGGTTTGGCCTCTTCGATGGAATCCTCATCAAGGACAACCACATCGCGGCCGTGGGCGGCTCCATCCAGGAGGCCCTGCGCCGCGCCCGTGCCAACGCGCCACGCCTGGTGAAGATCGAGATCGAAGTCACCGATCTCAAGCAGTTGGCCGAGGCCGTCGCGGCGGGGGCGGACGTGGTGATGCTCGACAACATGGACGATGAGCAGATCCGCCAGTCGGTGAAACTCTCCGCGGGCCGCGTTCCCCTGGAAGTCTCCGGGGGCGTCACCCTGGAGCGGCTGCCGCGCCTGGCCCAGCTGGGCGTGGACTTCGTGTCGATGGGCGCCCTCACCCACTCGGCACGGTCCATGGACTTGTCGCTCGAGATCGCCACGGCCTGA
- a CDS encoding valine--tRNA ligase, with the protein MTDPIELSKAYEPTEVESRWSSWWLERNYFRAEATSDKPPFSIVLPPPNVTGSLHLGHALTATIEDILIRWKRMSGYNALWMPGMDHAGIATQMVVEKELKKTEKKSRHDLGRQEFLKRVWQWKDKYGQRIGDQHKFLGASLDWSRERFTMDEKSSAAVREVFVRLHEEGLIYRAQKLINWCPSCHTALSDLEVEHEEKKGSIWHIRYPVKGTDRALTVATTRPETMLGDTAVAIHPDDPRYEGLAGGTVLLPLMDREIPIVADAELVSMDFGTGVVKVTPAHDFNDYQTGLRHNLPMISIFDEQARTNKETGPYAGLDRYEARTRVLEELSLQGLLEKEEPHALSIGTCQRCSTVVEPRLSPQWFVKIEPLAKPAIEAVEQGRTKFVPETWTNTYFQWMRNIHDWCISRQLWWGHQVPAYYCNACSPRLGDDTDLPEDAPTVRVGGIDYARATPIVARQQPTACPQCAGHAFTQDPDVLDTWFSSALWPFSTLGWPEKTPELKTFYPTSVMETGHDIIFFWVARMMMMGLHFMGDVPFRTVYLHAMVRDEKGEKMSKTKGNVIDPLDIIQGATLETLSPTLRNKFPQGMPAFGADALRFTLASLTQQGRDIKLSMDRVGGYKAFCNKLWNASRFALMNLGGFQLDTRPIKQRELTLADRWILARLQRAIVDTRQSLEAFAFSEAASTLYQFLWSEFCDWYIELSKGALYGDDERAKDSTRAVLIFCLDRILRLLHPFMPFITEEIWQKLPLPRTTDTIMLSPYPEPDTRLEDATAEAEMAPVITAIEGVRTIRGESNLSPSARLVAHIQSSSAALRDTLDRWRGYLMPLAGLASIHVEAPGRKPPQSAAIVGQEMEIYVPLAGLIDVDAEHDRLSKEIARAEQELAGVLRKLENPNFVAKAPAEVVEKDRARVEELKARKAKLQEHLSRIAPEAAMPEEIRPEEEEIPPEASATAQVKVIPSAPSDGGVDLAQELKGDFESDVPPTAVDPQVQDALNRLREGTKEGLSAKDHHDLGVAYMSMGLVDDAMREFDKAKQGGDERSAPTASGAEGRPTKKPAARKAPAATRPPARKAAAVKKSGAQKAAASKKSPSSKKAAVPKKAAVAKKGAVAKKGAAAKKAAVKKGAASKKGAALKKGAVAKKAAVAKKGATSKKGAVAKKGAAKKGAANKGAPKKPTAQKAAAKKTGKKSPARARR; encoded by the coding sequence ATGACCGATCCCATCGAACTGTCCAAGGCTTACGAGCCCACCGAGGTCGAAAGCCGCTGGTCCTCCTGGTGGCTGGAGCGCAACTACTTCCGCGCCGAGGCTACCTCCGACAAGCCCCCCTTCAGCATCGTGCTGCCGCCGCCCAACGTGACGGGCAGCCTGCACCTGGGCCACGCGCTCACCGCCACCATCGAGGACATCCTCATCCGGTGGAAGCGGATGAGTGGCTACAACGCCCTCTGGATGCCCGGCATGGACCATGCGGGCATCGCCACCCAGATGGTGGTGGAGAAGGAGCTGAAGAAGACGGAGAAGAAGAGCCGTCACGATCTGGGTCGCCAGGAGTTCCTCAAGCGGGTCTGGCAGTGGAAGGACAAGTACGGCCAGCGCATCGGGGATCAGCACAAGTTCCTGGGCGCCTCGCTGGACTGGAGCCGCGAGCGCTTCACGATGGATGAGAAGTCCTCGGCCGCGGTGCGAGAGGTCTTCGTCCGGCTGCACGAGGAAGGGCTCATCTACCGGGCCCAGAAGCTCATCAACTGGTGCCCCTCGTGCCATACCGCGCTGAGCGATCTGGAGGTCGAGCACGAGGAGAAGAAGGGCTCGATCTGGCACATCCGCTATCCGGTCAAGGGCACGGACCGGGCCCTGACCGTGGCCACCACCCGCCCGGAGACGATGCTGGGAGACACCGCGGTGGCCATCCACCCGGATGATCCGCGCTACGAAGGGCTCGCGGGAGGCACCGTTCTGCTGCCGCTCATGGATCGGGAAATCCCCATCGTCGCGGACGCCGAACTGGTGAGCATGGATTTCGGCACGGGCGTGGTGAAGGTGACGCCGGCGCACGACTTCAACGACTACCAGACGGGGCTCCGGCACAACCTGCCGATGATCTCCATCTTCGACGAGCAGGCACGCACCAACAAGGAAACCGGCCCGTACGCGGGGCTGGACCGTTACGAGGCGCGCACGCGGGTGCTCGAGGAGCTGTCGCTCCAGGGGTTGCTGGAGAAGGAAGAGCCGCATGCGCTCTCCATTGGCACCTGCCAGCGTTGCTCCACGGTGGTGGAGCCGCGGCTGTCGCCTCAGTGGTTCGTGAAGATCGAGCCGCTGGCCAAGCCCGCCATCGAAGCGGTGGAGCAGGGGCGCACGAAGTTCGTTCCCGAGACGTGGACGAACACCTACTTCCAGTGGATGCGCAACATCCACGACTGGTGCATCAGCCGCCAGCTCTGGTGGGGCCACCAGGTGCCCGCCTACTACTGCAACGCGTGCAGCCCTCGGTTGGGGGATGACACGGACCTTCCCGAGGATGCTCCGACGGTGAGGGTGGGGGGTATCGACTACGCCCGGGCCACGCCCATCGTGGCGCGGCAGCAGCCCACGGCGTGCCCCCAGTGCGCAGGCCACGCCTTCACGCAAGATCCGGACGTGTTGGACACGTGGTTCTCGTCCGCGCTGTGGCCCTTCTCCACCCTGGGCTGGCCGGAGAAGACCCCCGAGCTGAAGACCTTCTATCCCACGTCCGTCATGGAGACGGGCCACGACATCATCTTCTTCTGGGTCGCCCGGATGATGATGATGGGCCTGCACTTCATGGGCGATGTGCCCTTCCGCACCGTCTACCTGCACGCCATGGTGCGGGATGAGAAGGGCGAGAAGATGTCGAAGACGAAGGGGAACGTCATCGATCCCCTCGACATCATCCAGGGCGCCACGTTGGAGACGCTGTCTCCGACCCTGCGCAACAAGTTCCCTCAGGGAATGCCCGCCTTTGGCGCGGACGCGCTGCGCTTCACGCTGGCCTCGCTCACCCAGCAGGGCCGTGACATCAAGCTCTCGATGGATCGCGTGGGAGGCTACAAGGCCTTCTGCAACAAGCTGTGGAATGCCAGCCGCTTCGCGCTGATGAACCTCGGTGGTTTCCAACTCGACACCCGGCCCATCAAGCAGCGCGAGCTGACGCTGGCGGACCGGTGGATCCTCGCCCGGCTGCAGCGGGCCATCGTGGACACCCGGCAATCCCTGGAGGCGTTCGCCTTTTCCGAGGCGGCCTCCACGCTGTACCAGTTCCTCTGGTCCGAGTTCTGTGACTGGTACATCGAGTTGTCCAAGGGGGCGCTCTACGGAGATGACGAGCGGGCCAAGGACAGCACCCGCGCGGTGCTCATCTTCTGCCTGGATCGCATCCTGCGGCTGCTCCATCCGTTCATGCCGTTCATCACCGAGGAGATCTGGCAGAAGCTGCCCCTGCCTCGCACGACGGACACGATCATGCTCTCGCCGTATCCGGAGCCGGATACGCGGCTGGAGGATGCCACCGCCGAGGCAGAGATGGCGCCCGTCATCACCGCCATCGAGGGAGTCCGCACCATCCGCGGCGAGAGCAACCTGTCGCCTTCGGCCCGGCTGGTGGCGCACATCCAGAGCTCCAGCGCAGCGCTGCGCGACACGCTGGACCGGTGGCGCGGCTACCTGATGCCGCTGGCGGGGTTGGCCTCGATTCACGTGGAAGCTCCCGGACGCAAGCCGCCCCAGTCCGCCGCCATCGTCGGCCAGGAGATGGAAATCTACGTGCCGCTGGCCGGGCTCATCGACGTGGATGCCGAGCACGATCGTTTGAGCAAGGAGATCGCCCGGGCAGAGCAGGAACTGGCCGGTGTGCTGCGCAAGCTGGAGAACCCGAACTTCGTCGCCAAGGCCCCTGCTGAGGTCGTCGAGAAAGATCGGGCGCGTGTCGAGGAGTTGAAGGCTCGTAAGGCCAAGTTGCAGGAGCACCTCAGCCGGATTGCCCCGGAGGCAGCCATGCCCGAAGAGATTCGACCCGAAGAAGAGGAAATCCCGCCAGAGGCCTCCGCGACAGCCCAGGTGAAGGTGATCCCATCGGCCCCCTCGGATGGCGGCGTGGATCTCGCCCAGGAACTGAAGGGAGATTTCGAGAGCGATGTTCCGCCCACGGCGGTGGATCCCCAGGTGCAGGACGCTTTGAACCGGCTGCGCGAAGGCACCAAGGAAGGGTTGTCCGCGAAGGACCACCATGATTTGGGCGTTGCGTACATGAGCATGGGGCTTGTGGATGACGCCATGCGTGAGTTCGACAAGGCCAAGCAGGGAGGCGACGAGCGCTCCGCGCCCACCGCCTCGGGGGCGGAGGGCCGTCCCACGAAGAAGCCGGCCGCGCGCAAGGCACCCGCCGCCACAAGGCCGCCCGCCCGCAAGGCCGCGGCCGTGAAGAAGTCCGGGGCCCAGAAGGCCGCCGCTTCCAAGAAGAGCCCTTCTTCCAAGAAGGCTGCTGTGCCCAAGAAGGCCGCCGTGGCGAAGAAGGGTGCAGTGGCGAAGAAGGGTGCTGCGGCCAAGAAGGCTGCGGTGAAGAAGGGCGCGGCCTCCAAGAAGGGCGCGGCCCTCAAGAAGGGGGCAGTGGCCAAGAAGGCCGCGGTGGCGAAGAAGGGGGCAACCTCCAAGAAGGGTGCCGTGGCGAAGAAGGGTGCGGCGAAGAAGGGCGCGGCGAACAAGGGGGCTCCGAAGAAGCCCACCGCTCAGAAAGCCGCGGCGAAGAAGACAGGGAAGAAGAGCCCAGCCCGCGCCAGGCGGTAA